In Hermetia illucens chromosome 1, iHerIll2.2.curated.20191125, whole genome shotgun sequence, one genomic interval encodes:
- the LOC119646589 gene encoding juvenile hormone epoxide hydrolase 1-like codes for MGFLCRATLAAFVVFVAFSVYKFRELTKPIDAPTLDLDEYWGPGKKSNYKENTEVVENKFFFPDEVIDTLRKDLNRTFEFQAPLEGIGFEYGFNTVYLQKVIKYWRDEYLPKWRKRELFLRKWPHFTTNIQGLRIHYIHTRYDSPPKGKKVYPVLLLHGWPGSVREFYDMIPLLVNNADSEYAFEVVVPSLPGYGWSQGSAKPGLSATEIAVIFRNLMFRLGYKKFFIQGGDWGAIIGSNIATLFPDAVSGYHSNICWSNGLLSMIKTTIASYYPKLFVPEGYEDFFFPQSEKFKFLLEESGYMHIQSTKPDTIGAALTNNPVGLAAYILEKFSTWTNKDYRKLSDGGLEKKFTLEALLDNIMIYYLTNSITTSQRLYSETFNARVFSLQMERVQTNVPTGCARFKHDLAHGLDWTLKDKFTNLIHSTYHKDGGHFAAFELPEVLYKDFIEFVEKVVKLNNL; via the exons ATGGGGTTCCTATGCCGGGCGACTCTAGCAGCATTTGTAGTGTTTGTTGCATTCTCAGTATACAAGTTCAGGGAATTAACCAAACCAATAGACGCTCCTACATTAGACCTAGATGAATATTGGGGACCAGGCAAGAAGTCAAATTACAAGGAGAACACGGAAGTGGTGGAAAACAAATTCTTCTTTCCAGATGAG GTGATCGATACTTTGAGAAAAGATTTGAATAGAACATTCGAATTCCAAGCACCACTTGAAGGTATTGGGTTTGAATATGGATTCAACACAGTCTACTTGCAAAAGGTCATAAAGTATTGGCGTGATGAGTACCTGCCTAAGTGGAGGAAGCGCGAGCTCTTTTTGAGAAAATGGCCTCATTTTACAACCAATATTCAAGG ATTGCGCATCCATTACATCCACACACGATATGATAGTCCACCAAAAGGAAAGAAAGTTTACCCAGTTCTGCTTCTCCATGGATGGCCTGGTTCTGTACGAGAATTTTACGATATGATACCTCTACTAGTTAACAACGCCGATAGCGAATACGCTTTTGAAGTCGTCGTTCCAAGTTTACCAGGATATGGTTGGTCGCAGGGTTCAGCTAAGCCAGGGCTTAGTGCAACTGAAATAGCTGTGATATTCCGCAATCTAATGTTCCGTTTAGGCTACAAGAAATTCTTCATTCAAGGAGGCGACTGGGGTGCAATTATTGGATCAAATATTGCTACACTATTTCCAGATGCAGTTTCAGGATATCACTCCAACATATGTTGGTCTAATGGACTCCTTTCAATGATCAAGACCACAATTGCAAGTTATTATCCAAAACTATTCGTTCCGGAGGGATATGAGGATTTTTTCTTCCCACAATcggaaaagttcaagtttctaCTTGAGGAAAGCGGATATATGCATATCCAATCTACGAAACCAGATACAATTGGAGCAGCATTAACGAATAACCCCGTCGGGTTGGCTGCTTATATTTTAGAGAAATTTTCGACATGGACAAACAAAGACTACAGGAAACTAAGTGATGGAGGTTTGGAGAAAAAGTTCACTTTGGAAGCTTTACTGGATAATATTATGATCTATTATTTGACAAACTCAATCACAACATCTCAACGACTTTATTCAGAGACCTTCAATGCGCGTGTTTTCTCACTTCAAATGGAACGTGTTCAAACCAATGTTCCAACAGGGTGTGCCCGTTTCAAACATGATTTAGCCCATGGTTTGGACTGGACTCTGAAGGACAAATTCACGAATCTTATCCATAGTACATATCATAAGGATGGTGGTCACTTTGCTGCTTTTGAATTGCCTGAAGTACTGTATAAAGATTTCATCGAATTTGTAGAAAAAgttgttaaattaaataatttataa